From the Ctenopharyngodon idella isolate HZGC_01 chromosome 3, HZGC01, whole genome shotgun sequence genome, one window contains:
- the LOC127510125 gene encoding zinc finger protein 239-like, with protein MGVATRRASEHQEELKSAKTEFIKEDSENMSDPEPCRMKHTEDTEEQRDMIKEEEESEELSETFLKKRRAKKSTTCTQCGKSLSSKHLERHMRVHTGEKLFTCDQCGKRFTNNQNLKEHMRVHTGEKPFKCDQCGKDFTNNYSLEIHMRIHTGEKPFTCDQCGKTMCTSSDLKKHLRVHTKEKPYLCSVCGKSFSQLPNLYTHQKIHTGVREYMCFECEKTFTTEKGLKRHQIIHTGEKHYKCSYCEKRFNRSTNLKTHERIHTGEKHYKCSQCDKRFSLSASLKRHERIHTGEKPYMCSHCDKRFNRSTNLKTHERIHTGEKHYKCSHCDKRFNRSEYLKTHERIHSREKLHT; from the exons atgggcgtggcaacgcg ACGAGCATCAGAGCatcaggaagagctgaaatctgcaaagactgagtttattaaagaggacagtgagaacatgagtgatccagaaccctgcagaatgaaacacactgaagatactgaagaacaaagag ATATGAttaaagaggaggaggagagtgaggaactgagtgaa acatttttaaagaaaagaagagcCAAGAAATCTACaacctgcactcagtgtgggaagagtttatCATCCAAACATCTTGagcgtcacatgagagttcatactggagagaagctgttcacatgtgatcagtgtggaaagagattCACAAACAATCAAAATCTTAAGGAACAC atgagagttcacactggagagaagccgttcaagtgtgatcagtgtgggaaaGATTTCACAAACAATTATAGTCTTGAGAttcacatgaggatccacactggagagaagccattcacatgtgatcagtgtgggaaaaCAATGTGTACCTCATCAGACCTAAAGAAACACCTGAGAGTTCACACGAAGGAGAAGCCATATTTGTGTTctgtgtgtggaaagagtttttcacagCTGCCAAATTTATATACACATCAGAAAATACATACTGGTGTGAGAGAGTACATGTGCTTTGAGTGTGAGAAGACTTTTACTACAGAGAAGGGTTTAAAACGGCACCAAAttattcacactggagaaaaacattaCAAGTGTTCATATTGTGAAAAGAGATTCAACCGGTCAAcaaatctgaaaacacatgagaggatccacactggagaaaaacattaTAAGTGTTCACAGtgcgacaagagattcagtctgTCAGCATCTCTGAAaagacatgagaggatccacactggagaaaaaccttatatgtgttcacactgtgacaagagattcaacCGGTCAAcaaatctgaaaacacatgagaggatccacactggagaaaaacattacaagtgttcacactgtgacaagagattcaacCGGTCAGAATATCTGAAAACACACGAGAGGATCCACAGCAGAGAGAAGCTGCACACTTAa